One segment of Sesamum indicum cultivar Zhongzhi No. 13 linkage group LG4, S_indicum_v1.0, whole genome shotgun sequence DNA contains the following:
- the LOC105160890 gene encoding dual specificity tyrosine-phosphorylation-regulated kinase 2 isoform X1 encodes MAEIEFEAVLKFLRENGLSECESALMEDVMEKSQQGSSDFAKFFFPMVPPPPPLRIPPTRRPPPHEFTDGGGDRSSKGSSDDEFVSLGSSTAELCFSGADFTNPYGIGASQPASQSSSDRLSQFGTARDYPDFDLQNDLFWYKENDEDYAMPPFFGDRDFDADPSEDKFVMTVRTGVPVEHELKYSLISEESTNFLENGRALASRDDLKYEPCKDYYELDEKFQLEKCDKKCEEYCNGYSCSVPLCACCSSVGRIYEGDPANYNLENLKVMDLHDYQSGPLGEEHTIIETNVSNQRSSTSDCNGGFSSTHDSSNFKKDCQLKEDNNVDFMDDEVIADETHDAEASIDEEDGAIPDELMIYGNKGDNYEIFNLRIIHRKNRTGFEENKELPIVLNSVIAGRYCVTEFLGSAAFSRVVQAHDLYSGMDVCLKIIKNDKDFFDQSLDEIKLLKFVNKHDPADEHHILRLYDYFYHQEHLFIVTELLRANLYEFQKYNQESGGEPYFTLHRLQVITQQCLEAVLYLHDLGIIHCDLKPENILIKSYRRCEIKVIDLGSSCFQTDNLSLYVQSRSYRAPEVMLGLPYDQKIDLWSIGCILAELYSGEVLFPNEAVVMLLARMIGLLGPIDMDMLQKGQETHKYFTKEYDLYYINEEANQLEYVIPEESSLEHHLQISDPEFLDFLRYLLEINPERRPTAREALQHPWLSHSYDV; translated from the exons ATGGCAGAGATTGAATTCGAGGCGGTGTTGAAATTCTTGAGGGAAAATGGCTTATCGGAGTGTGAATCAGCTCTCATGGAGGATGTCATGGAGAAATCTCAACAGGGCTCCTCTGATTTCGCCAAGTTCTTCTTTCCCATGGTGCCCCCGCCTCCGCCGCTGAGAATTCCGCCCACTCGGAGGCCACCGCCGCATGAGTTCACTGACGGTGGTGGTGATAGGAGCTCAAAGGGTTCCTCTGATGATGAGTTTGTGAGTTTGGGTTCTTCTACTGCTGAATTATGTTTTTCTGGTG CAGATTTCACAAATCCTTATGGGATTGGTGCCAGCCAACCAGCTTCACAATCTTCATCGGATAGATTGTCTCAGTTTGGCACAGCTCGGGATTATCCTGATTTTGATTTGCAAAATGACTTGTTCTGGTACAAGGAGAATGATGAAGATTATGCAATGCCGCCGTTCTTTGGCGACAGAGATTTCGATGCTGACCCAAGTGAAGATAAGTTTGTAATGACTGTGCGAACGGGAGTGCCTGTTGAACATGAACTGAAATATAGTTTGATTTCTGAAGAAAGCACTAACTTTTTGGAAAATGGACGGGCTTTAGCTTCGAGAGATGACTTGAAATATGAACCTTGTAAAGATTATTATGAATTGGATGAGAAGTTTCAACTTGAAAAATGTGATAAGAAGTGTGAAGAATATTGCAATGGTTATAGCTGTTCAGTCCCTCTCTGTGCTTGCTGCAGCAGTGTGGGTAGGATTTATGAAGGTGATCCTGCAAATTACAACCTCGAAAATCTAAAGGTGATGGATTTACACGACTATCAGTCGGGTCCATTAGGAGAAGAACACACCATAATTGAGACTAACGTCTCCAACCAGAGGAGTTCTACGAGTGATTGTAATGGTGGTTTCAGCAGCACGCATGACTCGagtaatttcaagaaagattGTCAGTTAAAAGAAGACAACAACGTCGATTTCATGGATGATGAAGTCATTGCTGACGAAACCCACGATGCTGAAGCCTCGATAGATGAAGAGGATGGTGCTATCCCAGACGAACTCATGATCTATGGCAACAAGGGAGATAATTACGAGATATTCAACCTGAGAATTATACATAGGAAAAACAG GACTGGATTTGAAGAGAACAAGGAGCTTCCTATTGTTCTGAATAGTGTCATAGCAGGAAGATATTGTGTTACGGAATTCCTCGGATCTGCTGCTTTCAGCAGAGTTGTCCAGGCCCATGATCTTTATTCAGGGATGGATGTTTGCTTAAAGATCATAAAGAATGACAAGGACTTTTTTGATCAAAGCTTAGATGAGATCAAACTTCTAAAGTTTGTTAACAAACATGATCCTGCTGACGAGCACCACATTCTACGTCTTTATGATTACTTCTACCATCAG GAGCATCTGTTTATCGTCACTGAACTTCTGCGAGCTAACTTGTATGAATTCCAGAAATACAACCAAGAATCTGGTGGGGAGCCATATTTTACTTTGCACAGGCTGCAG GTTATAACTCAACAGTGTTTGGAGGCGGTATTGTATCTGCATGATTTGGGAATCATCCACTGTGATCTAAAGCCAGAGAATATTCTGATCAAAAGTTACCGAAGATGTGAGATAAAGGTTATTGATCTTGGAAGCAGTTGCTTTCAGACGGACAACCTATCCTTGTATGTACAATCTCGTTCCTATAGGGCTCCTGAAGTTATGTTAGGCCTCCCTTATGACCAGAAGATTGACCTGTGGTCCATTGGCTGCATTTTGGCCGAGTTATATTCTGGGGAG GTACTTTTTCCAAATGAAGCCGTTGTAATGCTGCTCGCACGCATGATTGGGCTGCTTGGTCCTATTGACATGGATATGCTACAGAAGGGCCAAGAGACacacaaatattttacaaaagaatatGATCTGTATTATATAAATGAG GAAGCAAATCAGCTGGAGTACGTTATCCCCGAGGAGTCGTCACTGGAGCATCACTTGCAGATATCCGATCCTGAGTTCCTCGACTTTTTAAGGTACTTGCTTGAGATCAATCCCGAGAGACGCCCAACTGCAAGAGAGGCGCTACAGCATCCGTGGCTTTCCCATTCATATGACGTTTGA
- the LOC105160890 gene encoding dual specificity tyrosine-phosphorylation-regulated kinase 2 isoform X2, whose protein sequence is MAEIEFEAVLKFLRENGLSECESALMEDVMEKSQQGSSDFAKFFFPMVPPPPPLRIPPTRRPPPHEFTDGGGDRSSKGSSDDEFVSLGSSTAELCFSGDFTNPYGIGASQPASQSSSDRLSQFGTARDYPDFDLQNDLFWYKENDEDYAMPPFFGDRDFDADPSEDKFVMTVRTGVPVEHELKYSLISEESTNFLENGRALASRDDLKYEPCKDYYELDEKFQLEKCDKKCEEYCNGYSCSVPLCACCSSVGRIYEGDPANYNLENLKVMDLHDYQSGPLGEEHTIIETNVSNQRSSTSDCNGGFSSTHDSSNFKKDCQLKEDNNVDFMDDEVIADETHDAEASIDEEDGAIPDELMIYGNKGDNYEIFNLRIIHRKNRTGFEENKELPIVLNSVIAGRYCVTEFLGSAAFSRVVQAHDLYSGMDVCLKIIKNDKDFFDQSLDEIKLLKFVNKHDPADEHHILRLYDYFYHQEHLFIVTELLRANLYEFQKYNQESGGEPYFTLHRLQVITQQCLEAVLYLHDLGIIHCDLKPENILIKSYRRCEIKVIDLGSSCFQTDNLSLYVQSRSYRAPEVMLGLPYDQKIDLWSIGCILAELYSGEVLFPNEAVVMLLARMIGLLGPIDMDMLQKGQETHKYFTKEYDLYYINEEANQLEYVIPEESSLEHHLQISDPEFLDFLRYLLEINPERRPTAREALQHPWLSHSYDV, encoded by the exons ATGGCAGAGATTGAATTCGAGGCGGTGTTGAAATTCTTGAGGGAAAATGGCTTATCGGAGTGTGAATCAGCTCTCATGGAGGATGTCATGGAGAAATCTCAACAGGGCTCCTCTGATTTCGCCAAGTTCTTCTTTCCCATGGTGCCCCCGCCTCCGCCGCTGAGAATTCCGCCCACTCGGAGGCCACCGCCGCATGAGTTCACTGACGGTGGTGGTGATAGGAGCTCAAAGGGTTCCTCTGATGATGAGTTTGTGAGTTTGGGTTCTTCTACTGCTGAATTATGTTTTTCTGGTG ATTTCACAAATCCTTATGGGATTGGTGCCAGCCAACCAGCTTCACAATCTTCATCGGATAGATTGTCTCAGTTTGGCACAGCTCGGGATTATCCTGATTTTGATTTGCAAAATGACTTGTTCTGGTACAAGGAGAATGATGAAGATTATGCAATGCCGCCGTTCTTTGGCGACAGAGATTTCGATGCTGACCCAAGTGAAGATAAGTTTGTAATGACTGTGCGAACGGGAGTGCCTGTTGAACATGAACTGAAATATAGTTTGATTTCTGAAGAAAGCACTAACTTTTTGGAAAATGGACGGGCTTTAGCTTCGAGAGATGACTTGAAATATGAACCTTGTAAAGATTATTATGAATTGGATGAGAAGTTTCAACTTGAAAAATGTGATAAGAAGTGTGAAGAATATTGCAATGGTTATAGCTGTTCAGTCCCTCTCTGTGCTTGCTGCAGCAGTGTGGGTAGGATTTATGAAGGTGATCCTGCAAATTACAACCTCGAAAATCTAAAGGTGATGGATTTACACGACTATCAGTCGGGTCCATTAGGAGAAGAACACACCATAATTGAGACTAACGTCTCCAACCAGAGGAGTTCTACGAGTGATTGTAATGGTGGTTTCAGCAGCACGCATGACTCGagtaatttcaagaaagattGTCAGTTAAAAGAAGACAACAACGTCGATTTCATGGATGATGAAGTCATTGCTGACGAAACCCACGATGCTGAAGCCTCGATAGATGAAGAGGATGGTGCTATCCCAGACGAACTCATGATCTATGGCAACAAGGGAGATAATTACGAGATATTCAACCTGAGAATTATACATAGGAAAAACAG GACTGGATTTGAAGAGAACAAGGAGCTTCCTATTGTTCTGAATAGTGTCATAGCAGGAAGATATTGTGTTACGGAATTCCTCGGATCTGCTGCTTTCAGCAGAGTTGTCCAGGCCCATGATCTTTATTCAGGGATGGATGTTTGCTTAAAGATCATAAAGAATGACAAGGACTTTTTTGATCAAAGCTTAGATGAGATCAAACTTCTAAAGTTTGTTAACAAACATGATCCTGCTGACGAGCACCACATTCTACGTCTTTATGATTACTTCTACCATCAG GAGCATCTGTTTATCGTCACTGAACTTCTGCGAGCTAACTTGTATGAATTCCAGAAATACAACCAAGAATCTGGTGGGGAGCCATATTTTACTTTGCACAGGCTGCAG GTTATAACTCAACAGTGTTTGGAGGCGGTATTGTATCTGCATGATTTGGGAATCATCCACTGTGATCTAAAGCCAGAGAATATTCTGATCAAAAGTTACCGAAGATGTGAGATAAAGGTTATTGATCTTGGAAGCAGTTGCTTTCAGACGGACAACCTATCCTTGTATGTACAATCTCGTTCCTATAGGGCTCCTGAAGTTATGTTAGGCCTCCCTTATGACCAGAAGATTGACCTGTGGTCCATTGGCTGCATTTTGGCCGAGTTATATTCTGGGGAG GTACTTTTTCCAAATGAAGCCGTTGTAATGCTGCTCGCACGCATGATTGGGCTGCTTGGTCCTATTGACATGGATATGCTACAGAAGGGCCAAGAGACacacaaatattttacaaaagaatatGATCTGTATTATATAAATGAG GAAGCAAATCAGCTGGAGTACGTTATCCCCGAGGAGTCGTCACTGGAGCATCACTTGCAGATATCCGATCCTGAGTTCCTCGACTTTTTAAGGTACTTGCTTGAGATCAATCCCGAGAGACGCCCAACTGCAAGAGAGGCGCTACAGCATCCGTGGCTTTCCCATTCATATGACGTTTGA
- the LOC105160890 gene encoding dual specificity tyrosine-phosphorylation-regulated kinase 4 isoform X3: MPPFFGDRDFDADPSEDKFVMTVRTGVPVEHELKYSLISEESTNFLENGRALASRDDLKYEPCKDYYELDEKFQLEKCDKKCEEYCNGYSCSVPLCACCSSVGRIYEGDPANYNLENLKVMDLHDYQSGPLGEEHTIIETNVSNQRSSTSDCNGGFSSTHDSSNFKKDCQLKEDNNVDFMDDEVIADETHDAEASIDEEDGAIPDELMIYGNKGDNYEIFNLRIIHRKNRTGFEENKELPIVLNSVIAGRYCVTEFLGSAAFSRVVQAHDLYSGMDVCLKIIKNDKDFFDQSLDEIKLLKFVNKHDPADEHHILRLYDYFYHQEHLFIVTELLRANLYEFQKYNQESGGEPYFTLHRLQVITQQCLEAVLYLHDLGIIHCDLKPENILIKSYRRCEIKVIDLGSSCFQTDNLSLYVQSRSYRAPEVMLGLPYDQKIDLWSIGCILAELYSGEVLFPNEAVVMLLARMIGLLGPIDMDMLQKGQETHKYFTKEYDLYYINEEANQLEYVIPEESSLEHHLQISDPEFLDFLRYLLEINPERRPTAREALQHPWLSHSYDV; this comes from the exons ATGCCGCCGTTCTTTGGCGACAGAGATTTCGATGCTGACCCAAGTGAAGATAAGTTTGTAATGACTGTGCGAACGGGAGTGCCTGTTGAACATGAACTGAAATATAGTTTGATTTCTGAAGAAAGCACTAACTTTTTGGAAAATGGACGGGCTTTAGCTTCGAGAGATGACTTGAAATATGAACCTTGTAAAGATTATTATGAATTGGATGAGAAGTTTCAACTTGAAAAATGTGATAAGAAGTGTGAAGAATATTGCAATGGTTATAGCTGTTCAGTCCCTCTCTGTGCTTGCTGCAGCAGTGTGGGTAGGATTTATGAAGGTGATCCTGCAAATTACAACCTCGAAAATCTAAAGGTGATGGATTTACACGACTATCAGTCGGGTCCATTAGGAGAAGAACACACCATAATTGAGACTAACGTCTCCAACCAGAGGAGTTCTACGAGTGATTGTAATGGTGGTTTCAGCAGCACGCATGACTCGagtaatttcaagaaagattGTCAGTTAAAAGAAGACAACAACGTCGATTTCATGGATGATGAAGTCATTGCTGACGAAACCCACGATGCTGAAGCCTCGATAGATGAAGAGGATGGTGCTATCCCAGACGAACTCATGATCTATGGCAACAAGGGAGATAATTACGAGATATTCAACCTGAGAATTATACATAGGAAAAACAG GACTGGATTTGAAGAGAACAAGGAGCTTCCTATTGTTCTGAATAGTGTCATAGCAGGAAGATATTGTGTTACGGAATTCCTCGGATCTGCTGCTTTCAGCAGAGTTGTCCAGGCCCATGATCTTTATTCAGGGATGGATGTTTGCTTAAAGATCATAAAGAATGACAAGGACTTTTTTGATCAAAGCTTAGATGAGATCAAACTTCTAAAGTTTGTTAACAAACATGATCCTGCTGACGAGCACCACATTCTACGTCTTTATGATTACTTCTACCATCAG GAGCATCTGTTTATCGTCACTGAACTTCTGCGAGCTAACTTGTATGAATTCCAGAAATACAACCAAGAATCTGGTGGGGAGCCATATTTTACTTTGCACAGGCTGCAG GTTATAACTCAACAGTGTTTGGAGGCGGTATTGTATCTGCATGATTTGGGAATCATCCACTGTGATCTAAAGCCAGAGAATATTCTGATCAAAAGTTACCGAAGATGTGAGATAAAGGTTATTGATCTTGGAAGCAGTTGCTTTCAGACGGACAACCTATCCTTGTATGTACAATCTCGTTCCTATAGGGCTCCTGAAGTTATGTTAGGCCTCCCTTATGACCAGAAGATTGACCTGTGGTCCATTGGCTGCATTTTGGCCGAGTTATATTCTGGGGAG GTACTTTTTCCAAATGAAGCCGTTGTAATGCTGCTCGCACGCATGATTGGGCTGCTTGGTCCTATTGACATGGATATGCTACAGAAGGGCCAAGAGACacacaaatattttacaaaagaatatGATCTGTATTATATAAATGAG GAAGCAAATCAGCTGGAGTACGTTATCCCCGAGGAGTCGTCACTGGAGCATCACTTGCAGATATCCGATCCTGAGTTCCTCGACTTTTTAAGGTACTTGCTTGAGATCAATCCCGAGAGACGCCCAACTGCAAGAGAGGCGCTACAGCATCCGTGGCTTTCCCATTCATATGACGTTTGA
- the LOC105160890 gene encoding serine/threonine-protein kinase SRPK isoform X4: MLLARMIGLLGPIDMDMLQKGQETHKYFTKEYDLYYINEEANQLEYVIPEESSLEHHLQISDPEFLDFLRYLLEINPERRPTAREALQHPWLSHSYDV, from the exons ATGCTGCTCGCACGCATGATTGGGCTGCTTGGTCCTATTGACATGGATATGCTACAGAAGGGCCAAGAGACacacaaatattttacaaaagaatatGATCTGTATTATATAAATGAG GAAGCAAATCAGCTGGAGTACGTTATCCCCGAGGAGTCGTCACTGGAGCATCACTTGCAGATATCCGATCCTGAGTTCCTCGACTTTTTAAGGTACTTGCTTGAGATCAATCCCGAGAGACGCCCAACTGCAAGAGAGGCGCTACAGCATCCGTGGCTTTCCCATTCATATGACGTTTGA
- the LOC105160981 gene encoding protein SMAX1-LIKE 7: protein MPTPVTAARQCLTQEAAAVLDEAVAVARRRGHAQTTSLHMVSSLLSLPSSSLREACTRTRNNAYSARVQFKALELSLSVSLDRLPSSQASKTEEPPVSNSLMAAIKRSQANQRRQPENFTFYQQQQQQYSSSVPVVKVELQNLILSILDDPLVSRVFGEAGFRSCDIKIATLRPGNSYHPHHLFGYSSRYKRPIPPLFLGNLTSCESFREVGGKGFSFPFMGCFSGDENSRRIGEIMLRAKKRSPLLLGVSAADALRSFLETVQRNIEGVLPEGLSGLSVVCVKDEILRYLNGDCDEGQLKLRFVEVEKKVESVTGAGVVVNFGDLKALAGDDVTIDRLRYLVSSLARLLEVHGRKLWLIGAAATYEVYFKILNKLPTVEEDWDLEVLPITSFKFSVGGSHPRSRLMESFVPLGGFFSMPPETKSPSSNACQYVVRCHLCNEKYEQEVAALSKGGASASVAEEYP from the exons ATGCCGACGCCTGTCACCGCTGCCAGGCAATGCCTAACGCAGGAGGCAGCAGCAGTCCTCGACGAGGCTGTGGCGGTGGCACGACGCCGTGGCCACGCGCAGACGACGTCACTACACATGGTGTCATCGCTGCTGTCGCTTCCCAGTTCTTCTTTACGTGAAGCATGCACGCGGACGCGAAACAATGCTTACTCTGCGCGGGTTCAGTTCAAAGCTCTCGAGCTGTCTCTGAGCGTTTCGTTAGACCGGTTGCCCTCTTCGCAGGCGAGTAAAACTGAGGAGCCTCCGGTTTCGAATTCTCTGATGGCGGCCATAAAAAGATCGCAGGCTAACCAGAGAAGGCAGCCCGAGAACTTCACCTTTTACcagcaacagcagcagcagtatTCTTCTTCTGTTCCTGTTGTGAAAGTGGAGCTGCAGAATTTGATTCTCTCAATTCTTGATGACCCTTTGGTGAGTAGAGTTTTTGGGGAGGCGGGTTTCAGGAGCTGTGATATAAAGATTGCTACACTGAGACCGGGGAATAGTTATCATCCACACCATCTGTTTGGTTATTCTTCAAGGTACAAGCGGCCAATCCCACCTTTGTTTTTGGGTAATTTGACTAGTTGTGAGAGTTTCAGGGAGGTGGGGGGTAAGGGTTTTAGCTTTCCTTTTATGGGTTGTTTTTCTGGGGATGAGAATTCAAGGAGGATTGGTGAGATTATGTTGAGGGCCAAAAAGAGGAGCCCACTGCTTTTGGGGGTTTCTGCTGCTGATGCCTTGAGAAGTTTCTTGGAAACAGTGCAACGGAATATTGAAGGTGTTCTGCCTGAGGGGCTAAGTGGGCTGAGTGTGGTTTGTGTTAAAGATGAGATTTTGAGGTACTTGAATGGGGATTGTGATGAAGGGCAATTGAAATTGAGGTTTGTGGAGGTAGAGAAAAAGGTGGAGAGTGTTACGGGAGCCGGGGTGGTGGTGAATTTTGGTGACTTGAAGGCTTTGGCTGGGGATGATGTTACTATTGATAGGTTGAGATATCTGGTGAGTAGTTTGGCTAGGTTGCTTGAGGTTCATGGTAGAAAACTGTGGTTGATTGGAGCGGCAGCTACGTATGAAGTttatttcaagattttgaaCAAGTTGCCCACCGTTGAGGAAGACTGGGACCTAGAAGTTTTGCCTATAACTTCCTTTAAGTTTTCTGTGGGAGGATCACACCCCAGATCCCG CTTGATGGAGTCCTTTGTTCCACTGGGAGGGTTTTTCTCAATGCCACCCGAGACGAAAAGTCCCTCATCCAACGCATGTCAATATGTGGTCCGCTGTCACCTATGCAATGAGAAGTACGAGCAAGAAGTAGCTGCACTTTCAAAAGGAGGAGCTTCTGCTTCCGTTGCAGAAGAGTATCCGTAA